From Bacillus basilensis, a single genomic window includes:
- a CDS encoding LacI family DNA-binding transcriptional regulator, which yields MTNIRKIAELAGVSVSTVSRVLNNHPYVNEQKRKEILAIIEELNYTQNVNAIHLVKGKTNVIGVLLPHVNDQYYSAIIEGISKETAKNNYNMMLCQTNYSEERELEILNMLKMKKLDGVIICSRANSKEQLEEYTKFGPIVMCEEIDSNFISSVHIDYYKVFSRGMKSLIDAGHTSIGYCIGRSNSINSQRRKQAYADSLQQIAAPQIEAWKFKDCFTVEDGRDVIREWIRMSVKPTAFLVSCNHIAAGMVTEAKKQGIRIPEDITIIGCDDQDVADILGITTISYSSKNVGVKAFELLYEKVNDEKIDVKHVELLSELVHRETT from the coding sequence ATGACGAATATAAGAAAGATTGCTGAACTTGCTGGGGTATCTGTTTCAACTGTTTCACGTGTACTGAATAATCATCCATATGTGAATGAACAGAAACGAAAAGAAATTTTAGCGATCATAGAAGAATTAAATTATACGCAAAATGTGAATGCAATTCATTTAGTGAAAGGAAAAACGAATGTAATTGGCGTTTTATTACCGCACGTAAATGATCAGTATTATAGCGCTATTATCGAGGGGATATCAAAGGAAACAGCAAAAAACAATTATAATATGATGCTTTGTCAGACGAATTATAGTGAGGAAAGAGAATTAGAAATTTTGAATATGTTAAAAATGAAAAAACTTGATGGGGTTATTATATGTTCCCGGGCAAATAGTAAGGAACAGCTTGAAGAATATACGAAATTTGGCCCGATTGTTATGTGTGAAGAAATAGACTCGAATTTCATTTCGAGTGTGCACATTGATTACTATAAAGTGTTTTCGCGTGGGATGAAGAGCTTAATAGATGCCGGCCATACAAGTATTGGGTATTGCATTGGAAGAAGCAATAGTATTAATAGTCAGAGAAGAAAACAAGCATATGCGGATTCACTTCAACAGATTGCTGCACCACAGATAGAGGCCTGGAAGTTTAAGGACTGTTTTACGGTGGAGGATGGGCGTGATGTAATCAGGGAATGGATCCGTATGTCTGTGAAACCAACTGCGTTTCTTGTATCTTGCAACCATATTGCAGCGGGAATGGTAACGGAAGCGAAAAAACAAGGAATTCGTATTCCAGAAGATATTACGATTATTGGTTGTGATGATCAAGATGTGGCAGATATTTTAGGCATTACGACGATTTCATATTCTAGTAAAAATGTTGGCGTGAAGGCATTTGAATTATTATATGAAAAGGTTAATGATGAGAAAATAGATGTAAAGCACGTAGAGTTATTGTCAGAATTAGTACATAGGGAAACAACATAA
- a CDS encoding YitT family protein produces the protein MLRFKLEYIFFIGGLLILAIGINMMTTITSFGLSPYDSFFIALYQNFGISIGFWLFMINFAFTLIVLFWNKKQITVGTIVTMVLISLFVDWIGSITTIMDAIRSLPKYITLICGNLFVGAGIGLYVSTNLCAAPQEAFVLTVAEKKKWTFRRTEISLAFLFLTLSFLLNGPIYFGTIILSFTTGWIIQAFIQVGTQILNRKKPIKQAA, from the coding sequence ATGCTTCGATTCAAATTAGAATATATATTTTTCATCGGCGGCCTACTTATTCTCGCCATCGGTATTAATATGATGACGACAATTACTTCCTTTGGACTTAGCCCTTATGATTCCTTCTTTATTGCACTATATCAAAATTTCGGGATAAGTATCGGTTTTTGGCTTTTCATGATTAACTTTGCTTTTACCCTTATCGTACTCTTTTGGAATAAAAAACAAATAACAGTTGGTACAATCGTAACAATGGTTCTTATTTCTCTTTTTGTTGATTGGATTGGTTCCATTACAACTATTATGGACGCTATCCGCTCTCTTCCAAAATATATAACACTTATTTGTGGAAATCTATTCGTTGGGGCTGGGATTGGTCTTTACGTCTCTACAAACCTTTGCGCAGCACCTCAAGAGGCTTTTGTTTTAACAGTTGCTGAGAAAAAGAAATGGACATTTAGAAGAACAGAAATTTCATTAGCGTTTTTATTTTTAACATTAAGCTTTTTATTAAATGGACCTATCTATTTTGGAACTATTATCTTATCTTTTACAACAGGCTGGATTATACAAGCATTTATTCAAGTTGGTACGCAGATTTTAAATAGAAAAAAACCTATTAAGCAAGCCGCTTAA
- a CDS encoding homoserine dehydrogenase: MKEIQVGLLGLGTVGSGVVRIITDHQERLIHQVGCPVRVTKVLVQNIEKEREVEVPSTLLTQDANEILDNPNIDVVIEVMGGIDDAKEYILQALQSGKHVVTANKDLMALHGAELLAVAKDNKADLFYEASVAGGIPILRSIVEGLSSDLITKVMGIVNGTTNFILTKMSDEGRAYNDVLKEAQQLGFAEADPTSDVEGLDAARKMTILATLGFSTNVELGDVKVKGITSITEEDIEYSKSLGYTIKLIGLAKRDGEKLEVTVEPTLLPNTHPLAAVQNEYNAVYVYGEAVGETMFYGPGAGSLPTATAVVSDLVAVMQNIRLGVNGNSAVSPQYKKVLKEPDEIVVKKFLRLHVKDEIGVFAKITSLFSERGVSFEKIIQMPLEEKGKAEIVIVTHRASLADYDYILHTLQGYEEIDCVKANYRIEGDAK, from the coding sequence ATGAAAGAAATTCAAGTTGGTTTATTAGGTCTTGGGACAGTTGGTAGCGGTGTAGTTCGTATCATTACAGATCATCAAGAGCGGCTTATACACCAAGTAGGTTGTCCTGTGAGAGTAACGAAAGTACTAGTGCAAAATATTGAAAAAGAGAGAGAAGTAGAGGTACCTTCTACTCTATTAACACAAGATGCAAATGAAATTTTAGATAATCCAAATATTGACGTTGTCATCGAAGTGATGGGTGGCATTGATGATGCAAAAGAATATATTTTGCAAGCTTTACAAAGTGGGAAGCATGTTGTGACTGCCAATAAGGATTTAATGGCGTTGCATGGGGCGGAACTATTAGCGGTAGCAAAAGATAATAAAGCAGATTTGTTTTATGAAGCAAGTGTAGCCGGAGGGATTCCGATTTTACGAAGCATCGTAGAAGGACTTTCTTCCGATCTTATTACGAAAGTAATGGGAATTGTAAATGGAACGACAAATTTTATTTTGACGAAAATGTCAGATGAAGGGAGAGCATATAACGACGTGTTAAAAGAAGCCCAACAACTTGGATTTGCAGAAGCAGATCCAACATCAGATGTGGAAGGTTTAGATGCAGCAAGAAAAATGACGATTTTGGCTACCCTTGGTTTCTCTACAAATGTAGAGCTTGGAGATGTGAAGGTAAAAGGGATTACTTCTATTACAGAAGAAGATATTGAATACAGTAAGAGTTTAGGATACACGATTAAATTAATCGGTCTTGCGAAGCGAGATGGTGAAAAATTAGAGGTTACAGTTGAACCGACACTACTTCCAAATACACATCCTCTTGCGGCCGTGCAAAACGAATATAACGCTGTATATGTGTATGGTGAAGCAGTTGGAGAAACGATGTTTTATGGACCAGGTGCAGGAAGCTTACCGACAGCAACAGCTGTTGTTTCAGATTTAGTAGCTGTAATGCAAAACATTAGATTGGGTGTAAATGGAAATAGTGCGGTATCCCCGCAGTATAAAAAGGTATTAAAAGAGCCAGACGAAATTGTTGTGAAGAAATTTTTAAGACTTCATGTAAAAGATGAAATTGGTGTATTTGCAAAAATTACTTCATTATTCTCTGAGCGTGGTGTTAGTTTTGAAAAGATTATTCAAATGCCGCTTGAAGAGAAAGGAAAAGCTGAAATTGTAATTGTAACGCACCGTGCGTCTCTTGCTGATTATGATTATATTCTACATACGTTGCAAGGGTATGAAGAAATAGATTGTGTGAAAGCAAACTATCGAATTGAAGGGGATGCTAAGTAG
- the metA gene encoding homoserine O-succinyltransferase, translated as MPIIIDKDLPARKVLQEENIFVMTKERAETQDIRALKIAILNLMPTKQETEAQLLRLIGNTPLQLDVHLLHMESHLSRNVAQEHLTSFYKTFRDIENEKFDGLIITGAPVETLSFEEVDYWEELGRIMEYSKTNVTSTLHICWGAQAGLYHHYGVPKYPLKEKMFGVFEHGVLEQHVKLLQGFDELFFAPHSRHTEVRESDIREVEQLTLLANSEEAGVHLVIGQEGRQVFALGHSEYSCDTLKEEYERDRQKGLNIDVPKNYFKHNNPNEKPLVRWRSHGNLLFSNWLNYYVYQETPYVL; from the coding sequence ATGCCGATCATAATTGATAAAGATTTACCAGCTCGCAAAGTGTTGCAGGAGGAGAATATTTTTGTAATGACGAAGGAGCGAGCAGAAACACAAGATATCCGGGCATTGAAAATTGCTATATTAAATTTAATGCCTACAAAGCAAGAAACAGAAGCGCAATTACTTCGTTTAATTGGTAATACACCGCTGCAATTAGATGTTCATTTACTTCATATGGAATCGCATTTGTCTCGTAATGTAGCACAGGAACATTTAACGAGTTTCTATAAAACATTCCGTGATATTGAGAATGAAAAATTTGATGGGCTTATTATTACGGGGGCGCCAGTAGAGACTCTTTCTTTTGAAGAGGTAGATTATTGGGAAGAGCTTGGGCGTATTATGGAGTACTCAAAAACGAATGTAACATCTACGCTTCATATTTGCTGGGGGGCACAGGCTGGTTTGTATCATCATTATGGCGTTCCAAAGTATCCTCTTAAGGAAAAAATGTTTGGTGTATTTGAACATGGGGTCCTTGAACAACATGTGAAATTGTTACAAGGCTTTGATGAGTTGTTTTTTGCTCCGCACTCTCGTCATACAGAAGTACGAGAGAGTGATATTAGAGAGGTGGAACAATTAACATTATTAGCGAACTCTGAAGAAGCAGGTGTTCATCTTGTTATCGGGCAAGAAGGCAGGCAAGTTTTCGCACTCGGTCATAGCGAATATAGTTGTGATACGTTAAAAGAAGAATACGAACGAGATCGTCAAAAAGGGTTAAATATTGATGTGCCAAAAAATTATTTTAAGCATAATAATCCAAATGAGAAACCGCTTGTTAGGTGGAGGAGCCATGGGAATCTATTATTCTCTAATTGGCTGAATTATTACGTGTATCAAGAAACCCCTTATGTATTATAA
- a CDS encoding bifunctional O-acetylhomoserine aminocarboxypropyltransferase/cysteine synthase, whose protein sequence is MGESWGKGTICVQGGYTPKNGEPRVLPLYQSTTYKYDTSDDLAALFNLEAEGYIYTRIGNPTLAAFEQKLSDLEGGVGAVATASGQAAIMLAVLNICSSGDHLLCSSTVYGGTFNLFGVSLRKLGIDVTFFNPNLTADEIVALANDKTKLVYAESLGNPAMNVLNFKEFSDAAKELEVPFIVDNTLATPYLCQAFEHGANIIVHSTTKYIDGHASSLGGIVIDGGNFDWTNGKYPELVEPDPSYHGVSYVQNFGAAAYIVKARVQLLRDYGNCMSPFNAYISNIGLETLHLRMERHSENALAVAKWLVDHERIEWVNYPGLDSNENYSLAQKYLKKGASGVLTFGIKGGLEAAKEFIANVKLATLVTHVADARTCVIHPASTTHRQLSAEDQRLAGVTSDLIRLSVGIEDVSDIIADLEAALVGGKEHADHN, encoded by the coding sequence ATGGGAGAATCATGGGGAAAAGGAACAATTTGTGTGCAAGGTGGCTATACGCCAAAGAATGGTGAACCGCGTGTTTTACCGCTTTATCAAAGTACAACGTATAAATATGATACTTCGGATGATTTAGCAGCACTATTTAATTTAGAGGCAGAAGGATATATCTATACGCGTATTGGCAACCCTACTTTAGCAGCATTTGAGCAGAAGTTATCAGATTTAGAAGGCGGTGTAGGAGCTGTTGCAACGGCCTCTGGGCAGGCTGCTATTATGCTCGCCGTTTTAAATATTTGTAGTAGCGGAGACCACTTGCTTTGTTCTTCCACAGTTTATGGCGGGACGTTTAATTTATTTGGGGTGAGTTTGCGTAAACTTGGTATTGATGTTACGTTCTTTAATCCAAATTTAACAGCTGATGAAATTGTGGCCCTTGCTAATGATAAGACGAAACTCGTTTATGCGGAATCGCTAGGAAATCCAGCGATGAACGTTTTAAATTTCAAAGAATTTTCAGATGCAGCCAAAGAGTTGGAAGTACCTTTTATTGTGGATAATACATTAGCAACTCCTTATTTATGCCAAGCATTTGAACATGGAGCAAATATTATCGTTCATTCTACGACGAAATATATTGATGGTCATGCAAGTTCTTTAGGTGGCATTGTCATTGACGGAGGGAACTTCGATTGGACAAATGGGAAATATCCTGAACTTGTTGAACCGGATCCAAGTTATCACGGCGTAAGTTACGTTCAAAATTTTGGTGCAGCAGCTTATATTGTGAAGGCACGTGTTCAATTATTAAGAGACTACGGAAACTGTATGAGCCCATTCAATGCGTATATTAGCAATATCGGCTTAGAAACATTGCATTTACGAATGGAGCGTCATAGTGAAAATGCTCTTGCAGTTGCTAAGTGGCTTGTTGATCATGAACGTATTGAATGGGTGAATTATCCGGGATTAGATAGTAATGAAAATTACTCGTTAGCACAAAAGTATTTGAAAAAAGGTGCTAGTGGTGTTTTAACATTCGGTATTAAGGGAGGATTAGAAGCAGCGAAAGAATTTATCGCAAATGTAAAACTAGCAACTCTCGTAACGCATGTAGCTGATGCACGAACTTGCGTCATACATCCTGCTAGTACAACGCATAGACAATTAAGTGCTGAAGATCAGCGTTTAGCTGGCGTTACATCAGATTTAATTCGTTTATCGGTTGGTATAGAAGATGTTTCTGATATTATTGCAGATTTAGAAGCAGCGCTAGTCGGAGGCAAAGAACATGCCGATCATAATTGA
- a CDS encoding chloride channel protein: MTHTKDMHFILVLYGIILGSIVGATVWLFLVTINIGIHFIWGYLPTILSSPPYYTICITTIGGILVGLTQKYFGTYPRLMPEVMGEYKKTGRIEYRFVHKATLTAIIVLIFGASLGPEAALVGIIGGLCTWVGDRFTFALKGMNELTEVGIGATLSVIFNAPLFGYLAPNENEGEQINEFSKGKKAIVYLATTFAGFSIYLLLSKFDNRGSFIVDFGEGSLSLNEWIAFLPLASIGAIVGFFYFKLEFTLEKFIHPFREYKLILGIIGGILLGIAGTFLPYTLFSGEHQLKDLVVEWSHLSFWVLLLSGVLKLCITAVCLNTGWRGGHIFPIIFAGSSIGYAIASIIPIDPIASVAIVTTAISSYALRKPIAITLLLLMFFPLNLLLPMLGAAAIGNAFPLPKNNEATNE; the protein is encoded by the coding sequence ATGACACACACAAAGGACATGCACTTTATACTCGTCCTATACGGCATTATTTTAGGCTCTATAGTAGGAGCAACAGTCTGGTTATTTTTAGTTACAATAAATATCGGCATTCACTTTATTTGGGGATACTTACCTACTATCTTATCTTCTCCCCCGTATTACACCATTTGTATAACAACTATCGGCGGTATTCTCGTTGGCTTAACCCAAAAATACTTCGGCACATATCCACGTCTTATGCCGGAAGTAATGGGTGAATATAAAAAAACAGGTAGAATTGAATACCGTTTTGTACATAAAGCTACTTTAACTGCGATTATCGTTTTAATATTTGGGGCTAGCTTAGGTCCCGAAGCAGCACTTGTTGGCATTATCGGTGGACTTTGTACATGGGTAGGGGATCGCTTTACATTCGCCTTAAAAGGAATGAATGAACTAACAGAGGTTGGAATTGGTGCTACTTTAAGTGTAATTTTTAACGCGCCATTATTCGGTTATTTAGCTCCAAATGAAAATGAGGGTGAGCAAATTAATGAATTTTCTAAAGGAAAAAAAGCGATTGTATATTTAGCTACTACTTTCGCTGGTTTTTCCATTTATTTATTACTTAGTAAATTTGATAATCGTGGATCCTTTATCGTTGATTTTGGGGAAGGTTCCCTTTCTCTTAATGAATGGATTGCCTTTCTACCACTTGCTAGTATTGGTGCTATAGTTGGATTCTTTTATTTTAAATTAGAATTCACATTAGAGAAATTCATTCATCCTTTTAGGGAATACAAACTTATCCTTGGAATTATCGGTGGTATTTTATTAGGGATTGCAGGAACTTTTCTCCCATACACATTATTCTCCGGAGAACATCAATTAAAAGATTTAGTCGTTGAATGGAGCCATTTATCCTTCTGGGTACTACTTCTTTCAGGGGTTTTAAAATTATGTATTACTGCCGTTTGTTTAAATACAGGTTGGCGTGGCGGACACATTTTCCCAATTATATTCGCTGGATCTAGTATCGGATATGCTATAGCTTCCATTATCCCTATAGATCCAATTGCTTCGGTAGCCATTGTCACAACAGCAATTTCAAGCTATGCATTAAGAAAACCAATTGCTATAACACTACTATTACTCATGTTTTTCCCGCTCAATTTACTATTACCGATGCTTGGAGCGGCAGCGATTGGTAATGCATTTCCACTTCCTAAAAACAACGAAGCTACAAACGAATAA
- a CDS encoding YjjG family noncanonical pyrimidine nucleotidase, producing MKKYKTLLFDVDDTLLDFQKAERIALRMLFEEKGIPLTSEVEAQYKKVNKGLWDDFEEGKINRDEVVNTRFSVLFKEYGQEVDGILFENNYRSYLEEGNQLIQGAFEFINQIQREYDLYIVTNGISKTQDKRLRNAGLHALFKDIFVSEDTGFQKPMKEYFDYVFERIPNFSFEEGLIIGDSLSADIKGGYVAGIDTCWFNPEKKSNNSEIVPTYEVQNFEELYALLKQRV from the coding sequence ATGAAAAAATATAAAACACTATTATTTGATGTAGATGATACATTGTTAGATTTTCAAAAGGCTGAGAGGATAGCGTTACGTATGCTTTTTGAGGAGAAAGGGATTCCTCTAACTAGCGAGGTTGAAGCACAGTATAAAAAAGTTAATAAAGGTCTTTGGGATGATTTTGAAGAAGGTAAAATAAATCGTGATGAAGTAGTAAATACAAGATTTTCGGTTTTATTTAAAGAATATGGACAAGAAGTGGATGGGATATTATTCGAAAATAATTATCGCAGTTACTTAGAAGAAGGGAATCAACTCATACAAGGCGCGTTTGAATTTATAAATCAAATTCAAAGGGAGTACGATTTATATATAGTGACAAACGGTATTTCTAAGACGCAAGATAAACGTTTACGTAATGCAGGATTACATGCCTTGTTTAAAGATATTTTCGTTTCTGAAGATACGGGATTCCAAAAGCCGATGAAAGAGTATTTTGATTATGTTTTCGAACGAATTCCTAATTTTTCCTTTGAAGAAGGACTCATTATTGGGGATTCGTTAAGTGCTGATATTAAAGGTGGATATGTAGCGGGAATTGATACTTGTTGGTTTAATCCAGAAAAGAAATCAAATAATAGCGAGATTGTGCCAACATATGAAGTACAAAATTTTGAAGAGTTATATGCGTTATTGAAGCAACGTGTGTAA
- a CDS encoding transcriptional regulator YeiL, whose product MKVSKNSEEISRYIQTYNFHALFSFDVLPYAELHSFQKKERICNEGVDFPYLYYLISGKAKIYMSHKNGKVSLINFIQAPSFIGELGLIGVESVTKTVEVIEECMCLALPLKDCQHLLLQDATFLQKLCKFIGEKTITRTESYAKNNSYPFENRLAAFILLTEQNNSYTEKHTEASEYLNVSYRHLLYVLNQFCQHNYLKKDGRTYYIQDRVQLEKLADELKI is encoded by the coding sequence ATGAAAGTCAGCAAAAATAGCGAAGAAATCTCTCGTTACATACAAACTTACAACTTCCATGCTCTTTTTTCTTTTGATGTCTTACCATATGCTGAACTACATTCCTTTCAAAAGAAAGAAAGGATATGTAATGAAGGGGTTGATTTCCCTTATCTTTATTACTTAATTTCCGGTAAAGCAAAAATATATATGAGTCACAAAAACGGGAAGGTTTCCTTAATTAACTTTATTCAAGCACCTTCGTTTATTGGAGAATTAGGGTTAATTGGTGTAGAATCTGTTACGAAAACGGTGGAAGTGATTGAAGAATGTATGTGCTTGGCGCTTCCTCTTAAAGATTGTCAGCATCTTTTATTGCAAGATGCTACCTTTCTACAAAAACTATGCAAATTTATCGGTGAAAAAACAATTACCCGAACAGAAAGTTATGCCAAAAACAATAGTTATCCGTTCGAAAATCGATTAGCGGCATTTATTCTATTAACAGAACAAAATAACAGTTATACAGAAAAACATACCGAGGCTTCGGAATACTTAAATGTCAGCTACCGTCACCTTTTATATGTATTAAACCAGTTTTGCCAGCATAATTACTTAAAAAAAGACGGAAGAACTTATTACATACAAGATCGAGTTCAATTGGAAAAATTGGCTGACGAACTTAAAATATAA
- a CDS encoding FMN-dependent NADH-azoreductase, protein MTTVLFVKANNRPAEQAVSVKLYEAFLANYKEAHPNDTVVELDLYKEELPYVGVDMINGTFKAGKGFDLTEEEAKAVAVADKYLNQFLEADKVVFGFPLWNLTIPAVLHTYIDYLNRAGKTFKYTPEGPVGLIGDKKIALLNARGGVYSEGPAAEVEMAVKYVASMMGFFGATNMETVVIEGHNQFPDKAEEIITAGLEEAAKVASKF, encoded by the coding sequence ATGACAACAGTTTTATTCGTAAAAGCAAACAACCGTCCAGCGGAACAAGCAGTTAGTGTGAAATTATATGAGGCATTTTTAGCAAATTACAAAGAAGCACATCCAAATGATACAGTAGTAGAACTTGATTTATATAAAGAAGAATTACCATACGTAGGCGTAGACATGATTAATGGTACATTCAAAGCAGGTAAAGGATTTGATTTAACAGAAGAAGAAGCAAAAGCAGTAGCAGTTGCTGATAAGTACTTAAATCAATTCCTAGAAGCTGATAAAGTTGTTTTCGGTTTCCCATTATGGAACTTAACGATTCCAGCAGTACTACACACATATATTGATTATTTAAACCGAGCTGGTAAAACGTTTAAATATACGCCAGAAGGTCCAGTTGGTTTAATTGGAGATAAGAAGATTGCATTGTTAAACGCGCGCGGCGGTGTATATTCTGAAGGTCCAGCAGCTGAAGTAGAAATGGCTGTTAAATATGTAGCAAGCATGATGGGCTTCTTCGGTGCAACAAATATGGAAACAGTAGTTATTGAAGGACATAACCAATTCCCAGATAAGGCAGAAGAGATCATTACAGCGGGTCTTGAAGAAGCAGCTAAAGTAGCAAGCAAATTTTAA